Proteins encoded by one window of Palaeococcus ferrophilus DSM 13482:
- a CDS encoding Kiwa anti-phage protein KwaB-like domain-containing protein gives MDEPEKSRVLARGQTIITLKKFHSKINEVADMTVDVYLVESTGKKAKDPRTWFRTHNLILPTSYRRKIVKLFNQKFLRVINKISKDDTDFTNFFDYNRPFSGGVVRYIEPQHIPGFEVIWNQIRQGGSKSSTSAKGVKSIVGYVLDIQFKDGGRVAFFVKNRRSFILKKNSIMVGLFRKQLSLATDDYTSIPLAIDSIYFEFPDTDNDGWLLVLNTRYFESFFKYYEHYKQITQETISKLKDSGFIEFENEEKVMKYALSTVTIFRTLTQLQKSKFFSFITDDGVDTGSERYKNFVNDLLDQLDVLSAKERPNLKVTEDDDHIRIKIEDKKGLKQFIEICQRKYMATVSRRSGVVRLYEVKGGVRELKQLPLDVWLRTKPQGETA, from the coding sequence ATGGATGAGCCTGAAAAGAGTAGGGTTCTTGCAAGGGGTCAAACAATTATAACCCTGAAGAAGTTTCATTCAAAGATTAATGAAGTTGCAGATATGACAGTTGATGTGTACCTTGTGGAGAGTACTGGCAAGAAGGCAAAAGACCCCAGAACTTGGTTCAGGACTCATAACCTGATTCTTCCCACCAGTTACAGAAGAAAGATTGTAAAGCTGTTTAACCAAAAATTCTTGAGGGTCATTAACAAGATATCAAAAGATGACACTGACTTCACTAACTTCTTTGATTATAACAGACCATTTTCAGGTGGGGTTGTCAGGTATATTGAACCACAACATATCCCAGGATTTGAGGTGATATGGAACCAAATAAGACAAGGGGGTTCCAAATCCTCAACATCAGCTAAAGGTGTAAAGTCTATTGTGGGGTATGTTCTTGATATACAGTTTAAAGATGGGGGTAGAGTGGCATTCTTTGTTAAAAATAGGAGGTCATTCATACTCAAGAAGAACAGCATCATGGTGGGGTTGTTTAGAAAACAACTGTCACTAGCAACTGATGATTACACTTCTATTCCATTGGCTATTGACTCAATTTATTTTGAGTTCCCAGATACTGATAATGATGGATGGTTACTGGTGTTGAACACAAGGTATTTTGAATCATTCTTCAAGTACTATGAGCACTACAAACAAATCACCCAAGAAACAATATCAAAACTCAAGGATTCTGGATTCATTGAGTTTGAAAATGAGGAGAAGGTCATGAAATATGCTCTCAGTACAGTTACAATATTTAGGACACTAACCCAACTACAGAAGAGCAAGTTTTTCAGCTTCATAACAGATGATGGAGTTGACACAGGTTCAGAAAGGTACAAAAATTTTGTCAATGACCTGCTAGACCAGCTGGATGTTCTTAGTGCAAAGGAGAGGCCAAACCTTAAGGTAACTGAAGATGATGACCATATCAGGATTAAGATTGAGGACAAAAAAGGCCTAAAGCAGTTCATAGAAATTTGTCAAAGAAAGTACATGGCAACTGTTAGTAGGAGGAGTGGAGTGGTTAGGCTTTATGAGGTAAAAGGTGGAGTGAGGGAACTTAAGCAACTCCCCCTTGATGTATGGTTAAGGACAAAGCCACAGGGTGAAACTGCATGA
- a CDS encoding type I restriction-modification system subunit M, which yields MEKRINKVADLIDKEQLKTWLWDAANILRNRVDYMPYILTLLFYKRLSDVYEDEYKEVYERVFNQMKEKLGDEKAKKIAEIEAKKKSWHKYQIPEDCLWERVKNTPVNIGEKLNEVLMKIEEHNESLRGLLTRVDFNRKDVLPDQKLKQLIDHFDRYRIGKNVSPDLLGEAYEYLVEQFALTSGKKGGEFFTPKEVVKVLVRILDPKDYEEVYDPACGTGGMLITAYYHIKENGGDLKKTKFYGQELNDMTYVIARVNMVVHDIKNADIRQGDTFLSPHFTEGGRLKKFDVVLANPPWNDKNLKGLEENIKRAPFSGDRFPFGIPPLGTSADWLWIQHMLASARDDTGRVGVVIDNGALFRGGKEKDIRAKIVEKDWIDTIIALPEKLFYNTGAPGVLIIFRKNKPDNRKGKILFINASQDYEEGKRQNKLRPQDIDKIVDAYNDFKNIDGYARVVSLEEVRENDYNLNVTLYVTPIIERDEVDIGEVWSKIETLEDERGSLKAKIEEYLKELQVI from the coding sequence ATGGAAAAAAGAATTAATAAAGTAGCAGACTTGATAGATAAAGAGCAATTAAAAACTTGGCTTTGGGATGCAGCAAATATCCTAAGGAACAGAGTTGATTACATGCCATACATACTAACCCTCTTATTCTACAAGAGATTATCAGATGTATATGAAGATGAGTATAAGGAGGTTTATGAGAGGGTCTTTAATCAGATGAAAGAAAAACTTGGAGATGAGAAAGCTAAGAAGATTGCTGAGATTGAAGCTAAGAAAAAGAGTTGGCATAAGTATCAGATACCAGAAGATTGCCTTTGGGAGAGAGTCAAGAACACTCCTGTAAACATTGGGGAGAAACTAAATGAAGTCCTCATGAAGATTGAAGAACATAATGAGAGCCTAAGGGGGCTTTTGACTAGAGTAGACTTTAATAGAAAGGATGTTCTCCCAGACCAGAAGTTAAAGCAACTAATTGACCACTTTGATAGATATAGAATTGGAAAAAATGTCAGCCCTGACCTCCTTGGAGAGGCTTATGAGTATCTTGTTGAGCAGTTTGCTCTTACAAGTGGGAAGAAGGGTGGAGAATTTTTCACCCCCAAAGAGGTTGTGAAAGTTCTTGTCAGAATCCTTGACCCTAAGGATTATGAAGAGGTTTATGACCCAGCATGTGGAACTGGTGGTATGTTGATAACTGCATACTACCACATAAAAGAGAATGGTGGTGACCTAAAGAAGACCAAATTCTATGGACAGGAACTCAATGACATGACCTATGTGATAGCCAGAGTTAACATGGTGGTTCATGACATTAAGAATGCTGACATAAGGCAAGGTGATACTTTCCTCAGTCCCCATTTCACAGAGGGTGGAAGGCTAAAGAAATTTGATGTGGTTCTTGCAAACCCCCCTTGGAATGACAAGAATCTGAAAGGCCTTGAAGAGAACATCAAGAGAGCTCCATTCAGTGGGGATAGATTTCCCTTTGGAATACCCCCCTTAGGAACCTCAGCTGACTGGCTGTGGATTCAGCATATGCTTGCAAGTGCAAGAGATGACACAGGGAGGGTAGGGGTAGTAATTGACAATGGTGCCCTCTTCAGAGGAGGGAAAGAGAAAGACATTAGGGCAAAGATTGTGGAAAAGGACTGGATAGATACTATAATTGCACTCCCTGAAAAGCTGTTTTATAATACAGGGGCTCCTGGTGTCCTGATAATATTCAGGAAGAACAAGCCTGATAATAGGAAGGGTAAGATACTTTTCATTAATGCCAGCCAGGACTATGAAGAAGGCAAGAGACAGAACAAACTTAGGCCTCAAGACATTGATAAGATTGTGGATGCATACAATGACTTCAAAAACATTGATGGTTATGCAAGAGTTGTCAGCTTGGAGGAAGTAAGGGAGAATGACTACAACTTGAATGTCACCCTGTATGTGACACCCATAATTGAAAGGGATGAAGTTGATATAGGGGAAGTATGGAGTAAAATTGAAACTCTTGAAGATGAGAGGGGTTCCCTTAAGGCAAAGATAGAGGAGTACCTTAAGGAGCTCCAGGTGATTTGA
- a CDS encoding restriction endonuclease subunit S, which produces MSDMLDKFRALLGEVPKEWKVVKLKDIAETFISGGTPSTKNPEYWGGDIPWIRSVHITKYYIDESSIKQHITKKGLENSSTKVVPKGNVIIATRVGIGNSAVNLIDVAINQDLTGVIIDTSKIDPFFLVWYLHLPRVLMLFELFSRGTTIKGIPKKHLQELYVPLPSLPEQKKIAEILSTIDKAIEKTDALIHHYQQLKNALMQKLFTEGIGHTRFKSSPLGQIPAEWDVVKFGDISEFKNGINFKGDLKGDVGILTIDVLNMYGEGIYLDMSNLYRVNMEVKENYLLQRGDILIVRSSLKQEGVGWASMFNGYHEPVTFCGFLIRARMKEGYRDTVLPEFLVYYLRSDISRSMLISTSGKVAITNISQGLLKQLNIPLPPLEEQKKIAQILMTIDNKIEAEIKTKEELEKLKQGMMDKLLTGKVRVKVGEESG; this is translated from the coding sequence ATGAGTGATATGTTGGACAAATTTAGGGCTCTACTTGGGGAGGTACCCAAAGAGTGGAAAGTTGTTAAATTGAAAGACATAGCAGAGACCTTCATTAGTGGGGGTACCCCTTCCACTAAGAATCCTGAATATTGGGGTGGTGATATACCTTGGATTAGAAGTGTTCATATAACAAAGTACTATATTGATGAATCCTCAATTAAACAGCATATAACAAAGAAAGGATTAGAAAATAGTTCTACAAAAGTTGTCCCAAAGGGTAATGTAATAATAGCTACAAGAGTAGGAATTGGAAACTCTGCAGTAAACCTGATAGATGTAGCAATTAATCAAGATTTAACTGGAGTAATAATTGATACATCTAAGATAGACCCCTTCTTTTTAGTGTGGTACCTCCATTTGCCAAGGGTACTCATGCTTTTTGAATTATTTTCAAGAGGTACCACAATAAAAGGAATTCCAAAAAAGCATTTACAAGAACTTTATGTCCCTCTCCCATCACTCCCAGAGCAGAAGAAAATAGCTGAAATACTATCCACAATTGACAAGGCCATTGAGAAAACTGATGCCTTAATCCACCATTACCAGCAACTCAAGAATGCCTTAATGCAGAAGCTGTTCACTGAGGGGATTGGACATACAAGGTTCAAGTCAAGTCCCTTAGGGCAAATTCCTGCTGAGTGGGATGTTGTTAAATTTGGTGATATATCAGAGTTCAAAAATGGTATCAACTTCAAGGGAGATTTAAAGGGTGATGTTGGGATTTTAACTATTGATGTATTGAACATGTATGGGGAGGGTATTTACTTAGACATGTCTAATCTATATAGAGTGAACATGGAGGTCAAGGAGAACTATCTCCTTCAGAGAGGTGATATCTTAATTGTCAGGTCTTCCCTAAAACAAGAGGGAGTTGGATGGGCTTCCATGTTTAATGGATATCATGAACCAGTAACTTTCTGTGGCTTTTTAATTAGAGCTAGAATGAAAGAGGGATACAGAGATACAGTACTTCCAGAGTTCTTAGTGTACTATTTGAGAAGTGACATTAGTAGGAGTATGCTAATATCAACTTCTGGTAAAGTTGCTATCACTAACATAAGCCAAGGATTGCTAAAACAACTCAATATACCACTGCCTCCTCTAGAAGAACAAAAGAAAATAGCCCAGATTCTCATGACTATTGATAACAAGATTGAGGCTGAGATAAAAACAAAAGAAGAGCTTGAGAAACTCAAGCAGGGGATGATGGACAAACTTCTCACTGGAAAAGTGAGGGTTAAGGTGGGTGAGGAAAGTGGATAA
- a CDS encoding GmrSD restriction endonuclease domain-containing protein has translation MDKLDPKMDNLLEILKQAEDGKLVLPQFQRDFVWSRQDIKDLLVSLLNGYFVGTFLFLRTDPTQPPFKWRPIQGVSLPVDENGNYIAEPEAMILDGQQRITSLHYVFYAPPKEVVTPKYTSRRYLFFLRLEELEKGNVEDAVFSVNEDDARKYLDKNYQFEHKIVPFTELSNKEKWEDWVEEFIEYHVDKYIEENIGEDVSFKQGRELTQEYKRQLKAKADRWEKYINNLLEFKVPVLYLPKIEPDNKQKLGEVCTIFEKMNSTGVRLSVFDLLTARLYKDDIDLHKIWQDTVDSFEGIRKLSEDNPDLFKVLLLRALGLMRVLRDRDKDKGEKEISDVKNRSLINLSPVDFESDWWIMARYFDRAIERVMSTNQDGFGAFLPKWVPYKPMLPVLATLLYYVEGTKELSPIEKSKAYTLIKQWYWSSVFTERYSSAVESKSLSDTLELIKAFKEPEFLPSMITEARTRITSLNLHTVSRSGSAIYRGIMNLIALNHARDFLQVDAIEFHNLEDHHIFPQAFLRRQGFGDKDKSKINTILNRTLITDETNRKISATSPKEYIKWIPGDLEEVLKPHFIDSGCIDAMKENNYEKFLERRRMLILNKVQELIGGGGEDVNS, from the coding sequence GTGGATAAGCTTGACCCAAAGATGGATAATTTGCTTGAGATATTGAAACAGGCTGAAGATGGTAAATTAGTCCTTCCCCAGTTCCAAAGAGACTTTGTATGGTCAAGGCAGGACATTAAGGATTTATTGGTTTCACTCCTCAATGGCTACTTTGTGGGCACATTCCTCTTCCTTAGAACAGACCCTACCCAACCACCATTTAAGTGGAGGCCAATCCAGGGTGTCAGTTTGCCAGTTGATGAAAATGGTAATTATATTGCAGAACCAGAGGCCATGATTCTTGATGGCCAGCAGAGGATAACATCACTCCACTATGTGTTCTATGCACCACCAAAAGAAGTTGTCACCCCAAAGTACACCAGCAGGAGATACCTCTTCTTCTTGAGGCTTGAAGAATTGGAAAAGGGTAATGTTGAGGATGCTGTGTTCAGTGTGAATGAAGATGATGCTAGGAAGTACTTGGACAAAAACTATCAGTTTGAGCACAAAATAGTTCCATTCACAGAGCTTTCTAACAAAGAAAAGTGGGAAGATTGGGTAGAGGAATTCATAGAGTATCATGTTGACAAATACATAGAGGAGAACATTGGTGAAGATGTTAGCTTTAAACAGGGTAGAGAACTGACTCAAGAGTACAAGAGGCAACTTAAGGCAAAGGCAGACCGCTGGGAGAAGTACATTAACAATCTCCTAGAGTTCAAGGTTCCAGTCCTTTACTTACCAAAAATTGAACCAGACAATAAACAAAAACTTGGTGAGGTCTGCACAATATTTGAGAAGATGAACAGCACTGGAGTTAGGTTATCAGTCTTTGACCTCTTGACTGCTAGGCTGTATAAAGATGATATTGACCTTCATAAAATATGGCAGGACACTGTTGATTCATTTGAGGGTATCAGAAAGTTGTCTGAGGACAACCCAGACCTCTTTAAAGTGTTGCTACTCAGGGCACTAGGCCTTATGAGAGTGCTCAGGGACAGGGATAAGGACAAGGGTGAGAAGGAGATTAGTGATGTTAAAAATAGGTCTTTAATTAATTTGTCACCAGTGGATTTTGAGTCAGATTGGTGGATTATGGCAAGGTATTTTGATAGAGCCATTGAGAGAGTTATGAGTACCAATCAAGATGGGTTTGGGGCATTCCTGCCAAAGTGGGTTCCTTACAAACCCATGCTCCCAGTTTTGGCAACACTCCTCTACTATGTGGAGGGTACTAAAGAGTTATCACCAATAGAAAAGAGCAAGGCTTACACACTAATAAAGCAGTGGTACTGGAGTTCAGTATTCACTGAGAGGTACAGCAGTGCTGTTGAGTCTAAGTCTTTGAGTGATACACTAGAGTTAATAAAGGCTTTCAAAGAGCCTGAATTCCTACCCTCAATGATTACTGAGGCAAGGACTAGAATTACCTCACTAAACTTACACACAGTCTCAAGAAGTGGAAGTGCAATTTACAGAGGCATTATGAACTTAATTGCATTGAACCATGCAAGGGACTTTCTCCAAGTTGATGCCATAGAATTCCATAACCTAGAAGACCACCACATATTCCCCCAGGCCTTCCTAAGGAGGCAAGGTTTTGGAGACAAAGACAAATCCAAGATTAATACCATACTTAATAGAACCCTCATCACTGATGAAACCAACAGGAAGATTTCAGCAACATCACCAAAAGAGTACATTAAATGGATTCCTGGTGATTTGGAAGAGGTTCTCAAGCCTCACTTTATTGATTCTGGGTGCATTGATGCTATGAAAGAGAACAATTATGAGAAGTTCCTGGAAAGGAGGAGGATGCTTATTTTAAACAAAGTGCAAGAACTTATAGGTGGGGGAGGGGAGGATGTCAACTCCTGA
- a CDS encoding AAA family ATPase: MVWDKQDEKGEHAPEEYPAKIIGGNIPPAPLAEGKSNNPLTYSPQGKGNWGGQYSLRGNFLKDMDSLKKAIHRVVHVSKQYEIVPLLVLFLHPNISRDTLTELSVKLNQELGLNYRFKSIQNGISSVLKREDIILTYRVNGVNYYSLNSTIENKIIKEYSEIVSGVNDSREIEEITPEKLVPEAESFLMGVYKDEIIKLLTEDPSKVLTVKYEKVLAFSDKLARLVKYRTKEAMEITFAKALEKVIQELSGDLSDESSHGLKVTFTSEVTHRRLIDIDVSRDLNTLITVEAKIMALSRPLIFYPELVFVCRDCGNEIIRLQDFLVPRIGENKCSACGSKNLFIDTYKSKGKELLVFTLQDLLENLESNEQPQDFQAFTTLNTKKLLSLMGQKVKVTGIVRTKIQLESERATTSEVVLEVINVQETEQRASSRLTKEDIERILNFKEKYSEKEIIDVLIDSIAPSIYANKKDTPELWAIKKSALLALVSPKKLVNGNLRKWINILVIGDKGTGKSRILEDLKRIFHLELVTGGGSTNQVGLIGMAKYDDMTKRWVYRAGALARANGTVLLIDEFDKLKEDDYKALHNAMSVGYYIFNKADLNLEIMSRESIVAMANPLKGVISNQKSLFEQVAFSTTLLDRFDIIIGLRTYESKEVVDKIDEKIWEASQGLIKRQVDDRLLVKYITYAQKIVPTWEDTAKQKLSDFVKELRKYLKENGTFNYSHRLQMSMINISEAIAKLKLKERVTVEDVHEAIALIKIAVKSWGEDIDFSLLSELSYEFTGEQRRMLDAVEETLEDLRNYYPNGVPRDELVSVLEKKLGSKDAVRKALTLATKVNLITKISGESYILTRDT; encoded by the coding sequence ATGGTGTGGGACAAGCAAGATGAGAAAGGAGAACATGCCCCTGAGGAGTACCCTGCTAAAATCATTGGGGGGAATATTCCCCCAGCCCCCCTAGCTGAGGGGAAGAGTAATAATCCACTCACATATTCCCCCCAGGGAAAGGGGAATTGGGGAGGCCAGTATTCACTAAGGGGGAACTTCCTTAAGGATATGGATTCTTTGAAAAAAGCAATACACAGGGTTGTGCATGTTAGTAAGCAATATGAAATAGTCCCTCTTTTGGTGCTTTTCCTGCATCCAAACATCAGTAGAGATACTCTCACAGAATTATCAGTAAAGTTGAATCAAGAATTAGGGCTGAACTACAGGTTCAAATCAATCCAAAATGGCATATCTTCAGTGCTCAAAAGAGAGGATATTATATTAACTTACAGGGTGAATGGAGTTAATTACTATTCTTTAAACAGTACTATAGAAAATAAAATCATAAAAGAATACTCAGAGATAGTATCCGGTGTGAATGATAGTAGGGAGATAGAGGAAATAACTCCTGAGAAGTTAGTGCCAGAAGCTGAAAGTTTTCTCATGGGAGTCTACAAAGATGAAATCATCAAGCTACTAACAGAAGACCCATCAAAAGTGTTGACAGTGAAGTATGAGAAAGTATTAGCATTTTCAGACAAACTTGCAAGGTTAGTAAAGTACAGAACAAAAGAGGCTATGGAAATAACTTTTGCTAAGGCACTAGAAAAAGTAATCCAAGAGCTGAGTGGTGACTTATCAGATGAGAGTTCTCATGGCCTAAAAGTAACATTCACTTCTGAAGTGACACATAGAAGGTTGATAGATATAGATGTAAGTAGGGACCTGAACACCCTAATTACAGTAGAGGCAAAGATAATGGCACTGAGTAGGCCATTGATATTTTACCCAGAATTGGTTTTTGTGTGTAGGGATTGTGGAAATGAAATAATTAGACTCCAGGATTTTCTAGTTCCAAGGATTGGGGAAAACAAATGCAGTGCATGTGGTTCAAAGAATCTCTTCATTGACACTTACAAGAGCAAAGGAAAGGAACTTCTGGTATTTACCCTTCAAGACCTTCTAGAGAACTTGGAGAGTAATGAGCAGCCTCAGGATTTTCAAGCTTTTACAACACTCAACACCAAGAAGTTGCTTTCTCTTATGGGGCAGAAGGTCAAGGTAACTGGCATTGTCAGGACAAAAATCCAGCTTGAATCTGAAAGAGCCACCACTAGTGAGGTTGTCCTTGAAGTCATTAATGTTCAGGAGACAGAACAAAGAGCCTCATCAAGGCTAACTAAAGAGGATATTGAAAGAATCCTTAATTTTAAAGAGAAATATTCAGAGAAAGAGATAATAGATGTTTTAATTGATAGTATTGCCCCCAGTATCTATGCTAACAAAAAAGATACCCCAGAGCTGTGGGCTATTAAAAAATCAGCTCTACTTGCACTTGTCTCCCCAAAGAAGCTTGTTAATGGTAACCTAAGAAAATGGATTAATATCCTTGTTATTGGTGACAAAGGAACAGGTAAATCTAGGATTCTAGAGGACTTAAAGAGAATTTTCCATCTAGAACTTGTCACTGGGGGAGGTAGTACAAACCAGGTAGGTCTTATTGGGATGGCAAAATATGATGACATGACAAAAAGATGGGTGTATAGGGCAGGAGCTTTGGCAAGGGCAAATGGCACAGTGCTCTTAATTGATGAATTTGACAAATTAAAAGAAGATGATTATAAGGCTCTCCATAATGCTATGAGTGTTGGTTATTACATTTTCAACAAGGCTGACTTGAACTTAGAAATCATGTCCAGAGAGTCAATAGTGGCAATGGCTAATCCATTAAAAGGAGTAATCTCAAATCAGAAATCACTCTTTGAGCAGGTTGCCTTCAGCACAACATTACTAGACAGGTTTGACATCATAATTGGCCTCAGAACATATGAATCAAAGGAAGTTGTGGATAAGATTGATGAGAAAATCTGGGAAGCATCACAGGGGTTAATCAAAAGGCAAGTTGATGATAGATTATTAGTAAAGTACATCACATATGCTCAAAAGATTGTCCCCACTTGGGAGGACACAGCAAAGCAGAAGCTCTCTGATTTTGTAAAAGAACTGAGAAAATACCTTAAAGAGAATGGAACCTTTAACTATTCCCATAGGCTACAGATGAGCATGATAAATATTTCAGAAGCTATTGCCAAATTGAAGCTAAAAGAGAGAGTTACTGTAGAGGATGTCCATGAAGCAATTGCGCTAATAAAAATTGCAGTAAAAAGTTGGGGAGAGGATATTGACTTTTCACTACTGAGTGAATTATCCTATGAGTTTACAGGGGAACAGAGAAGAATGCTTGATGCAGTTGAAGAAACTCTTGAAGACCTCAGAAACTACTATCCAAATGGAGTCCCTAGAGATGAGTTGGTGAGTGTCCTTGAGAAAAAGTTGGGTTCAAAAGATGCCGTGAGAAAGGCACTTACCCTTGCAACAAAAGTTAACCTAATTACAAAGATTTCAGGGGAAAGTTATATTCTCACAAGGGACACTTGA